A segment of the Actinomycetes bacterium genome:
GTCGCCTACATCAGCGACTGGGGCACGCAGAACCTCGGCGTGTTCCTGGACGACTTCGCCTGGCCGGGCGGGTCGACGTCGTTCGAGGGCACCGACACCGGCGGCTGGCAGGTCACCGGCCCGCCGCCCGGCAGCGGCTCCAACACGAACAACTTCGCGGTCACCGACGCGGGCGGGTTCCCGGTCGGCGCCGCGATCACGACGCCGAAGTCCATCCTGATGGGCTACGGGTTCGAGACCATCTCGACCGCGGAGCAGCGCAACGCGGTGATGGGCCGGATCGCGTCCTACCTCCTGCGGTAGGCGCGCACGCGTGCAGCCCGGCGGCCGCTTCGGCGGCCGCCGGGCTCGCTGCGCTCAGGCCAGCTCGCGGGCGACCTGCTCGAGCAGGTCCATGCCCTCCTGCATGCCGCCCTCCATGCCGGTGCCGATGATCATGTCGCGCACCTCGCGGCTCTCGACGCGCATCAGGATCGTCAATGTGGTCCGGCCGTCCGCCTCCTCGAAGGTGACGATGTTCAGCGCGGGAGCGCTGCCCTCCGGGGCGCCCTCGAAGACCTCGGTGGTGACGAGCCGCTCGTCCGGGACGATCTCGCTGTACTCGCCGTGGAAGGCGACCTCGT
Coding sequences within it:
- a CDS encoding SRPBCC family protein, with protein sequence TREFDAPRHLVYRAYTTPELVSRWWPGRRGEMTHAEVDLRVGGKWRYVMLAHGEHEVAFHGEYSEIVPDERLVTTEVFEGAPEGSAPALNIVTFEEADGRTTLTILMRVESREVRDMIIGTGMEGGMQEGMDLLEQVARELA